A region of the Silene latifolia isolate original U9 population unplaced genomic scaffold, ASM4854445v1 scaffold_79, whole genome shotgun sequence genome:
AGCATGATCTCAACCACGGTAATTAAGTAAATAAAGTGTTAAACAATGGAAATTGTAAATCCACAATCAAATGCTGAACTCTGAGGATAACATGATAATTAATTAGAAACAAGTATGAGTAACAAACTAACAAAGCATAGCATGCAATATTTCTCGAGACTATTAACACTTACTAGAAACAAGAGCATATAGAGTAAATTTACCGACTCAAGAGAGTAATAAGATGTAACCTTCAGAGTCTATGAAATCAGGTCTTTACTTATGATCATCTAGTGTCAGAAGAAGCTGTAGAACGAACAAAAAATGATGAAAACATGAGACAATACAAATAGTATATGTACCTCTGTTGCGCCAATCATAAGACGTAATACAGTGGCTTTATCAGCAGTAGCTTTTAGAAGTCCGTATGAGCTTCTGAAAATAAATAACCTCCAGTGTTTTATCTTCTGTAAACTAATGTGCAACACGTAGGGTGAGGTTAGCAATGTAAATAAGTTACAACAACTTTGTGCTTTATCGTAACAACCTGTTGACAGCAGCTCAGCATTTACTTATTGCATGACTTGTTATGACTGCACTACTCGACATTCTACCAAGCTGAACGCACATCAATAACTCATGGTCATACACGAATGAGTCGTAAGTAGTATCATCATGCGAATCGTATTTGAGTTTTAGCTTTGACTTGACAAGCGAGTATGAGCCGTTCCACGAAGGACTTTATATAATAGTACAGTAGAAATAATAGTCAATTTAAATTTCAAGTCAAGTGGTCTTAGGCTAGTTATTCTAAGGCGGTCACACAACCTTTTTCAGAATTAACTCTGAATCATACATGGTAGAAGGAAGAACACCCAGTTCTAATAGAGAGTCTCCACATAATTTTTTTCAGAATTCTCTAATCACACAAGGAAGACGACGACAGTGAAAGaacaagaaaaagaagaagagagaTTAAATTGCGTAAAATGGTTCAACATTAATAAACATAATAGATATAAGAAAATGGATAGAATGGTTCAATAAACATACAGCCCTATGTTTCACTCCATTCCATATCCATCAAAATGAGGGAAATTGCATCAGCGACTCCCTTACGCACCACATTTCTCACTACTGAGGAACTTCTACATAAGACATGCAATGAAAGCTAGGGACAGCGACCTTGTTTATTTCTAGACAGCAATCTAACGAAGCCCTTGGAAGCATCAACAAGTCATTGATAATCTTCAGTTCCTCCTCCGGATTCGGATTAAAATGGCATATTGTAAAGACGACCAACCTCTTAAGAACACTTGCATTTCTAAGAAGATGCCCCATAAGTGACAAGGAACCCTTATGCCCACAAAAGTTGCACACTTCAATCACTTGGGCGTGACACGAAAAAGGGACCAGAGCCTCTAGAGGGATGTCTGAAGGTGACTGATAGTTACAGGCACATCGATCCGGATAGTAATGTCCTGATGAACATTGGCAGCAATGAAATCCCTGGATAACAAATTCATGAAGTGAGAAGAAAAAAAGGGATAAAAAAAACATCTGTTTTACACTCTCTTGTGTAAGACGGCCTAGCACAAGAACTTTTCTAGTTACACTAATAAAGCTATTATGAGTTGATGCTAACCGATCCAAAGATGACAGTTTCAAGTTGAGGAGATTTGTCAATCAAGCTTGTCACATATTTCCATGATTCATAAGGACAGTCATCAAGTTGTAATCTTGACAGACTAGGAAAATCAGGCATTTGCTCCTCGTCACCCAGCGTGTAAAGAGTCTGCAACATAACATTTTATTTTAATAGTATGAGCGTTAAAAATATGTTTCCATTTTCAATGAACCTGAAGACTCGCTATGTTCTGTGACTCCAGATGGATTCTAATAGACTCGCTATGCAAAATAATGTACGGGTCATCAATACTAAACCAGTCAACCTCTATGTGCTGCAAGCTAACAAAGTGTTAGGCTTCATAAATCATAGATATAAATGACACATACCATTTGTGAGTCCATTTCAAAAGATAATTTTGAGGCTTTATAGGCAGCGGCTTTAAGAAGTTCGCGGTCATACCCGACTGAATCTTCACTAGCATCAAAATCATCATATGTATAGCACATAAAACTTAGTTCTGCCTGGATAAAAGAGCATGAATATTTCCACGACGGAACAATTTTTACACCAATATTTGAACTGTAAGTTAAATATGCCAGATTAGGGGCATCAATCTCAAATGTACCGAGTCGAAAGCTGCACCGTTCCACTACTAAAACTTTGAGTATTCCAGTACGATAGATAGCATGACCATGAGCGTCAGAGGCGCAACACTTGAGAGTCAATTCTTCAAGCGAAACACAACTATAAAACAATCTTTCCATAGAATTAAAATCAGTGAATATGATCCTATCCAGATTAAGAATCTTGAGATTTGGCAACGAGACTGATGGAGGAGTTTGGAAGAGATTGTGAAAACTTGATATTGTCAAACTTACTAGTGTTTCACACATGAAGGAAACTTCAGGCAAACAATAATCACCCTGACCGAGAAACTTATAATGAAGCTCTTGAACACCTTTTTGTACCGCAACACTAATCCATCGATTCAAATCGGAATTATCATAGGTGCATTTACAAAGTAAAGTAAATTTGTTGATGGGTGAGATTTGGTGCAATTCCAAAACTTTATCAACAAACAGCTTAAACTTTCGCGTTGCTTCTATAACCTCATTTCTTCCCGGAAGACCAAAACATGGTGCATCATCAAAAGAAAGACTAGTTGTTAAAGTAAAAAGGTACCGCCATCTCGTTGATAAAGTACTTGTTCTCACGGCACACCGTGTTGGCAAAAAGGAAAGCAAGTGACTAAGCAGTTCCTCCGGTAAACTGGTGATCCTGTCGAAACAACAATCCTCACTTATCGGGTCGTCTACATGTTTACCAAGCTTCATAGGTGGTCTCATTGTCGTTAGAGGACGGACTCTACCTGTAATGTAATGCAAGATTATAAGGCTGAAATATGGTATAACCACGCTCGTAAGGTACATTATATCTACAGAATCAATAGATATCCCGGTGATTAACACTTTCCTCGTCCATTATGAGCATGGCTGAGACAAGGTCATGTGTCCCACTCCCTTCTCCTTTTGACACATCGATCAACAAGATATTATAGTTAATGAGTTACCACCATTTTACTTACCTAAGAAGTGATGTGTCAAAATGAGAAACGAGTGAAACACGAGATGGTGCACAAAATGGGACAGAGGATTTCGACCCCTTTCATATTCTAACTCGGACATGCAAAACTTTAAATCAAACATAATACACTAATTTCAGCATTTACTGTATGATGAATTAACAATGGAAATCATTAATCCACAATCAAATACTGAACTATCTCAATCACAAATATAACAAGTTATTGAATTTGTGATCATCAATTGCATGCAAGTTGTTGAGCTAACATTTGTGATCAATATTTGAAATTAATTGGGTTTTCAGCAAGATTGATCAACATCTTATAATAAGAACAAATTAGACAATAATAGTAAAACCTGAAAATTAAATTAAGATACAAATAATAAATGAGATAAAATTGAAATTACCTTGATGATTAAGTAATAAGTAGAACACTGAAGTTGGAAGATGTTTTAGGTTGGAATTAATGAAGATGATTTTTCTACTTAAAAGGCGAAGGTTCAACTTGCAAGGGTCTTCTTGTCAACTTGACAACATATGTCGTGGCAGATTCTCTTGCTTCCATgaaattcacaaattctcattatagacactatccgtctatacgtatagacggataccatttcccctcacaaaatactcatttgccataaagtgggaagtaCATGGGGGTGCCTCActttgtcccccctacccattttattaaagtTCTTTACCCGTCTGTACGCCTCACCCGTCTGTACAAGACCTATTGCATGAAACTAGACTCTAATAATCAGGCTAGTCTAGCTTAAGACAGAACTATCCCTCCTAAATTTAAGACGGTTAAATATCATCCTATATGGTACTCTCTctattttttatatatgactttctcacatttcgagacacttccttctctcttcaatactccctccattcaactccacactactaTTATCTATTTTGTACAATATTCATAGTtaaacattcaatttcaattttctcccaatacataagtgaaaatatattcatgtgggatcttgttttattcgtcgttacgagtacattaagaatatctaacttttatattttttgcaaatacgtagctaacgatatttagcgcgtaaaagacgcgttggcaaacgtgaaaaaagaaagtggtagtgtggagttgaatggagggagtatctcttaaaatataagacgaaatcttatgatatgtatactcatatgaaagagtttttcgtaaggaatttaatggtactatttttatattttttgaacaaatatatttttgtaaatattaaaatcaaaagcttacctcgtaaatgcaaaacgtcatatataaaaaaaatggagggagtatataggaTAAATCTTTTACCTTTTTCAATGTAAAAGTAAATTAATGCAATTAAACTTTAAGTAACATATAATTTCCTCATTTATTTTACTGAGATTTCCAAAAACTAACATTCAATTTTCCATATTTATAACAAATTTCCAAAAATTTATTCCCAAAATCTTGCATAGCACAACAATTTGTGAGTGAACTTACAAACGAGATAAACATTGttgattggcaaatttttcaAGACGAAAGGTAGAAAAATTGCATTTATCAACATTAATATTTTGTTTTCCTCCTAATAATTTGTTTTCCTCCTGTATTCTTTAGGGTAAGTTACTCATTAATGTTTCTTAATTCTTGCTACTCTCTTTTTAATTATGTTCTTTTGTTTTTGGAGATTATGTTCAGTTCCTCTTTGTAATTCgatttatatatttcttttaatCTAGTTAATAGTCTTTTTTTAGTGTTGTTTTTAGTTTATTGAGTATTTAAAATCAGTCGGACATGAGATTTAAAAAATTCAAATTATGTTATTAGAGTCGttgcgcaaaaaaaaaaagaaaaaccaaTATACATAATTTCAGCAAGGTAAAATTGTAAAGGGCCCCAAACTATAAATTTGCACAGGGGCCCCTAAAACCCTGAGACGATCAAGCTTATTCATCTCATATAAGTATATTTGACCATCTTAAGCTTAAGAAGGATAGCGCCCTTCTTGAGTACTCCCTCATCGcggtcaattattgtcctttgtTTTGGTACAAAGACCAATGAAAGAAGAAAAAGTTAATAATTAGATGACAGGTGGACCAAATTGGATGTAAATGTCAAATCTTTCATCAAATTCatttctaaaataaaaaaaaacaacaattaaCTAAAACCCACGAAATAAAATAGAACAATAAATAACTGCGACAAAGAGAACATATATTTAATATCGATTAAACTTATTACTAACAATACTAAGTTGCAATTTAAAACCCAGAACTAGATCCTCATATTTACTATCTCCATTAAACTTAGGGCGGTGATTTTCGCAATCTACGGTTTATTCGTTGTAGTACACTGTTGATAATTATACCCTCTCATCTTAATCTCATTTTTCTCTAATTTATCTCTAATCTATTCTCTCTAATTTTACATATCCCTTCTCATCTAATTTTACATCACTCTATTTTTAGCTAAAGTTGTCGTCGTTTGGGGAGGGGTTCGCCGGCGCAGTAGGTCGTCGGTGGTGAATCATAAGCGGGTTGGGATAGGGTGGTTGCGTGGGGTTGGAAAACTGGGTGGGATAGGGTGGTTGCAGTGGTCGTCGGCACGGGTAAACTTCACTGGCCGATCAGACTGGAGGCGCGCGGTGGTGGGGTTGCAGagtgttggtgatttaagagtaattaccggttcatttggcgtaattaagattggttcactgatgggtaatttctaaataatataatacgagttcgggaagtacggagtgtacgCTCGTATAATTATTTACGGGATTGCTGAATAGTTTTCGCAACGTGGTCCCCGATGGGGGTTCGGGGGCAACGCCCTCAAAACTTTGGCAGTAATTAAATTCCGCGTAATTTAAatgcttttaatcttaatctGTGAAGAGTTACAACCCTTCACAAATGCATCCCCCTGTTTCCCTGACACCCAATCCTTTCTATATAAATAGAATAAGGATGAGAAGAAAAGATATAGAAAATTATAATCTTCTACTGCATCAAAAAGAACGTTTAACATTCTACACAAAATATTTTCTATATTACGTCTCTGATTTTTGTGCCTAAAATCAGAGGGCACCGTCTTATCTCAGTAGAAAGTTCGATTATACCCAGGCACTGttaagggtcgaattattctattaggaaagcggAGTCGATTCGGTGCAGTTTTATTGTCAATTCCTTTTTCATACATACTCAAAATCTAACACAGAGGCGGCAGGTGGGTTGCTGTGTGGTGCGTGGGTTTGGTTGGTGTTGTTGGTTCCTGTGTACTGCACGTTGAATTTTTTTATTAAACGTAGTATGTAATCTAGGCAATTTTGGTGTAATGTTGTACTGCGATAACAATTTGTGTAACACCGTTCCGACGAGTGCGGCGATCACTGTTACCTCACCAGCTGCCACAGTCAGACCAGCAACACCTGGCCATAAACCGCCACCAATGAATCCCACCATAGCCAGAGGCGAAGCCAGATCTTTTTTTTTGGGTAGCGAATATCTTAAGACTGTACTATTTTGGAAACCGAAAAAACGCACTCTATACTATgttataaaaattaaaattataaattcaCAATTTACGTTAAATGGACGCAATAAGATACTTCAATTAATCATttttaattttacaaaaataattttgaatttttacttGAAACTCACAATGAATTTAACATTTTTTATGTAATGGCGTAAACATCTTCTAAGAATTCAATAATTTATCtttctttacttttatttttcgACATTATTTTGATTCGTACTTTATACTCCGTCACTAAAAGAAAATTAACCATTTTAGGATAAAAAATAAGTTCTTAGTACCCTAAAATAATGAATATTGACAATTTGAAATAACAAAAAACAATAAATGCCCTAAATTAATTAAAGAGACATGCTAAGTGGAACACCATTATTCTTACCACCGAATCTACTTTGCTGCGAATCTACTTTGCTGCTTTTCTTATGCGCTTTAATATATTTATTCTTTCACTGATCAGATTTGGGGTTGCGATAATGCGacttatttattgttttttttttcacgggTACTGGCGGCTACCCCTTGCTACCTACTAGCTTCGCCCATGACCATAGCATAATAATTAGGCCTTAATTAATTTAGATATAAACCTTAATTTAAAACGGAAAAAAATTATAAGAAagattttattaatttttaatataaaattaacaattaaataCATGCTCGTCAATCAAATGATTATTCATAGTTGAAGAATTTTAAGGAGATTCAAGAAGGGAGTAATGTTTCAATAATAGAGAGAATGTAGAGAGAATTTGATTTGATGTTTGTTTAGTCAAGGGTAGAGAAATGAAAATTTTGGTCCAAaaagtactgtaatgagtaaaaatcGTACTGAGAAAACAAATTTCGTTAAACTTATTAACTTGCAATTTTTAAGTGGGATTTTTCAATAATTATGTTTAATCGGTTTTTCAACCGGCAATTAATTATTCTCtttgtctcattcatttgtttgatttttgtgtttttctacATAGTACCCTTTAGTTTTTTCGTTTTCTATATGGTACCCTTTCACTTTTTAGAACTTCCGTGGTACCCCTAAGTAGAGATAGGATATTAGAAAGTTTGTTTGTTTCTTAATAGAATTAGGAAGGTAGACTATTTTCTTGGCAAAGAGTTATTTGTACTACCCTATAAATAGGGGTTGTTAGATTGCTCATAATTGTACCCAAAAATTGTGAGAGAGAGCCTCTACCAAGTCAAATTTGAGAGTTCTCAAAGTTATAATGTAACAAAGAGTTCTTTGTAAGTGGCcttattaattaataaaataaaggtgTAAGAGAATTCTTATACTAAAATCGTGTGGGCTTTTCCATACATTGTTTTTATTTACTACGTAATACCTaacaataattataattgacatttGCTTATACTCCATCTCCCACTATCAATATCCTAACCCCAACCCTCACTTCTACCAACAACCACCTTTAACTCCGACCTTCCTCTCTCCCAACCACATCCGCCACCATGGTAGTAGTGATAATATACTTATTGATATTTACGTGAAATGCCACCCCTTTAAGCTTTACATATTTTACGGAGTACGTACATCACACTTCTATAAGTTCcataaattctcatttaagacggaccGACATATCCGTATTAATCCAATTGTATAAGTTTTTGGCACGGTGACACCAGTTATGCTATGAATGTAATAAGATTAGTAATACGGAGTACAACATctataaaactatattaaaatGGTAACCTTAAaatgccacgtagacaaagccaccCACATAGGCGAAGAAAAAGCCACGCGTGCATTATGAATGCCACATCTATAAATCTATAtaatctatactatatagttaaaaggcaacttaatacatttaattttttgccaCGTAGGATTATCATAATAAAATTCTATTATTTTATATTGTTAGTATTAAGGcaactttaataaatttattaaaattcattataaggtttagtaatattttttttttgtggaaaccataagatcatgatttaaattataaaaataaattaagaatttagtctcatcatttaaatcattcaatttgttcatctaactcctccttaaccataaatatagtagataaaaggtcttatatagtaaataaaaaatctaataatttggattataaagctactaacatccacaaatttataaatataattaaaaggaaaaccaaaatatctatcatcatcaatatgtcatattttaattacatatacaagataactttttaaacgactttcatgcaaagtggagtttgtaagaaaaataaaataaaataataataataataatgcaaatcTTTTACATATCATTTCTCATTTTCcgatatttatgtttatattaaacttcataataatgaaaaatggatgctcaaaaatcatgaacttgatctttatttatacctatattaaatttgataataatgaaaaaataatatttaatagccataaaacgcatcctcaattgtttatatattttttatggaaGGCAAAATTTGTAAGCAAAATTTTTTTATCTCTATCGTTAGTAGAATGGTATGTGTCACCgatattattaactaatttttttatttttttattggaagtttcattgggttatgaagtgttcatcacattttcaatttcgcgtatgtgtttgttttgttctcatttaggtgcTATCAAGATTATTTATTGTGTTAAGCTCTTCCAAGGTAAATATACTCACACTCTACGATTTGATTAtcattctctcttttttttcattacttaaggtgaaactaagttaataacgataatattgcataaaacaaattccactattattgtgttacttttttttaataggtataatttattgaagaaagaagattATAAGGAGAAATGAAATACTAAGATTGCTTAAACAACTATATTTTACATACTAACTAAAGAttggtgacatcaacgtggaatcgtggatgattaataattttttgaacatttattatatatattttgtaatatcacaaaaactccggagagacagtctctcaataacgttattgagagacctttCACATGATGGGGCGAGGGACCCACTGAATTTTTTTTTCCGtgttatgtctcccactaaattagtgaaacacggtctctcatgagacctactgttGAAATATATGGCTAAAAGGTGGAAAATTTGAGGGGATGACatatcattttttgtataatattgtttaaTAGGTGAAATATTCGGCAATAATGAtccaattgttgttcaagttgtcgctgctttaaaatttttagttccgtaatttattattgtattagctTCAATTTTATGGGGGTATGAAATGTTAGTTTTGTCATAACATTTCTAATTGTGTGTTTTTTGTTATTTTCAGAATTGTTGATGAAATTTTGATATCTAATTTGTGAGAATGCTCTATCTTTGGGGATCTTTGTTTGATAATATAGTTTTGTTTAATTTGGTTATATGAATACCatacttatattattaattcattttagcttgcattgagTTACTTTAGTTTTGATATGGATATTttaggcctcgtttggttcaTCTTGGAGTTTGATTAACACCGGAAAATACAATTCACGTGAATTATTTTCCTATATACAAATTCACGTGAATCCGAAAAACTTGTTTGGTTGCGGATGTAGGAGTTGAATTCCTAGGAGTTGTCAACTACCTAGGGGGAGTAGGTAATCCAACTCCTCCATCATGTAGGGCATTTAAAACTCCTAGGAAAATTGAATGCCTACATTTTACAAAAAATGGCAACCAAACACTCTCCATTGGttacaattcatgggattttaatTTTCCCATGAATTAAATAGGCAACCAAACAAGGCCTTAGTGTATCTAATGTATGAAATTTTAATTTCTGATAAACTGTTGTATAAAAGactaattgaatttatacaacCCTTAAAACATGAAAACCGTAAATTGAATTGATCGTAGTATGTTATTGTATTAAATCACTAAATTATTACACTACAAACAGaacaacccgtgaatttcacgggtcaaaAAACTAGTTAGCCTATCAAGGTTGTTAAGAAAATGCAAATTTTGTCAATCAATTTTTAATCATGCACCGTCCTCAAATTAGTCCCACACTCCCACCAATCACCTACCCCCTTCAAAATTACAGTAACGTAAACTGCGACTGTACCTCTACTTAGCTTTACATGAGAAGACACGATATTACTTtctactaggtagtatcccgcgcttcgcgcggcctgttttaaaatgttattattataactgaagaaaaataatataattcatatatgatctttaatatttttacttataaataaaataaaaataaattagttTTCCTCAAATataatttttttaggtttaacttcaatgttttaaaataaaatacatacaatttcaATTAAAACTTAA
Encoded here:
- the LOC141640449 gene encoding F-box/LRR-repeat protein At3g59190-like, whose protein sequence is MRPPMKLGKHVDDPISEDCCFDRITSLPEELLSHLLSFLPTRCAVRTSTLSTRWRYLFTLTTSLSFDDAPCFGLPGRNEVIEATRKFKLFVDKVLELHQISPINKFTLLCKCTYDNSDLNRWISVAVQKGVQELHYKFLGQGDYCLPEVSFMCETLVSLTISSFHNLFQTPPSVSLPNLKILNLDRIIFTDFNSMERLFYSCVSLEELTLKCCASDAHGHAIYRTGILKVLVVERCSFRLGTFEIDAPNLAYLTYSSNIGVKIVPSWKYSCSFIQAELSFMCYTYDDFDASEDSVGYDRELLKAAAYKASKLSFEMDSQMTLYTLGDEEQMPDFPSLSRLQLDDCPYESWKYVTSLIDKSPQLETVIFGSGFHCCQCSSGHYYPDRCACNYQSPSDIPLEALVPFSCHAQVIEVCNFCGHKGSLSLMGHLLRNASVLKRLVVFTICHFNPNPEEELKIINDLLMLPRASLDCCLEINKVAVPSFHCMSYVEVPQ